From Microcoleus sp. bin38.metabat.b11b12b14.051:
AGGACTTCAGTCCTTCTTGGATTCGGACTAAAGTCGGTACTACGAACCAGGTTTGTAGTGAGGACTTCAGTCCTTCTTTGATTCGGACTAAAGTCCGTACTACGAACCAGGTTTGTAGTGAGGACTTCAGTCCTTCTTGGATTCGGACTAAAGTCGGTACTACGAACCAGGTTTGTAGTGAGGACTTCAGTCCTTCTTTGATTCGGACTAAAGTCCGTACTACGAACCAGGTTTGTAGTGAGGACTTCAGTCCTTCTTGGATTCGGACTAAAGTCGGTACTACGAACCAGGTTTGTAGTGAGGACTTCAGTCCTTCTTGGATTCGGACTAAAGTCCGTACTACGAACCAGGTTTGTAGTGAGGACTTCAGTCCTTCTTGGATTCGGACTAAAGTCCGTACTACGAACCTGGTTTGTAGTGAGGACTTCAGTCCTTCTTTGATTCGGACTAAAGTCCGTACTACGAACCCGTAATACAAACAGGTTTGTAGTGAGGACTTCAGTCCTTCTTGGATTCGGACTAAAGTCCGTACTACGAACCTGAAAAAAAACTAACTCACACACCCTACATATTAATTTTCAACTATCCTAAAAACTTGGTTAATTCGGCGAGATTCTGCCCAATCGCATTTGTGCCGCGAATGTGAGACAAGTGAGAACCTCCATACAAAAAACTATCCAAACTAACTTGATAATTTTGCTGCACCGCCAAATCCAGCCACAAATTCTTAAATGCTGCTCCCGGTTTGTAGTCGGGAATGTTATGCTGGTAGTAAGGAAAACTGTCAAGGCAAGTGTTGAAAAAGTTTTTCCGACCGCAATGCTTTAAATACTGATATCGCGGTTTGAATTCCGTTTGATTTTCCAAAACTGTATGAATCGTATCAGCTAAAGATTCAGGGTCAAATTTGGCGTAAAGACCCGCACATTCTGGGAAAACTGGCGAGTTTCCTCGGGCGTATTGGTTGAATTCTTCAAAACAAATTACTGGTACATTGCAACTCATTGCTTCGGTAATTCCCCGGTTTTTGCCTTCGAGGAGGGAACCGAGGACGAATGCTTGCGCCCGCGAATAATAGTTGGGGATTTCTTGGTAGTAGTCAACTCGCGGTAGTAAGTTGATGTAGTCGGAAGGATTGCCTAAAATCTCCTCTACTTGGTGCCATTCTTTTAAGGCGTATTCGTCGAGAGTTTTCAAGTTGTTGATATCAAAATCGTGACCGCTGACAACTGTTAATTTTATAGGTTTTTGCGGATACTTTTGGCGGTAAATTTTTAAGGCTTTGGCAATCATCGGCAAGTTCTTTTCTTCGGAAATACGGGCGACTGCGAGGATGTCGATGTCTTTGGCGGGGACGTTGCGAGGGGAAATTAAGTATTCGTTGATAAAGTCGGTGTCTTGCAGTGGTATGATTGGTTTGTTGGCGCGATCGGGATAGGTTTCGCGAAACCACTTGGCTCGGTGCGGGTTTTTGTATAAACTAGAGTAGGCATCGGCTACGGGCGCCCAAGAATAGGAAGTTCCGGGGGAATAGGTGAAGGAGAAAAATGCTGAGGAAAGTTGGGGAAAGAGTTTGTTGATGAGTTCTACTGCTTCGCTGAAGTAAATCCCTTTGATGAATTTTCCTTCGTAAAACAGCGGCGGCAGCAAGACGTAGAAACTTACTGTATCGAAGCGGTGGGGTTGATCTTCAAATATCTCCCAGCTAAAGGCGTCTAAGTCTGCATAGATTTCGGCGATTGGTTTGTTGATGTGGGGGTTGTGTAAGTAGGGTTTTTGGCGATCGTAGTTTCCGCGTACCATATAATTTGTTAGTGTGATTATTTGACTTTTTTTATTTAACCGCAGAGGGCGCAGAGGGCGCAGAGGAGGAGAAGAGAGAGTTATTCACAAGTCATCAAGGGAGTTGTTCGGGTGATTCGCTGTCGTCAAGTGTCAGGGCTAGTTGGTAGATTTGGCGTCGGGGGAGGGATGTTTGTTGGGCTAGTTGGCGACTGGCTTGGGAACGACTTATGCCTTCTCCTATTAATGTTTGTAATTCGGCTTTGATGGCTTCTTCTGAGAAAATTGGTGCGTCTGTTTGGATGCCGGCAATTATCAGGGTAAATTCTCCCTGGGGTTCGCGTGTGGTGTAAAGTGCGATCGCGCTTTCTATACTACCACGCCAAAACTCTTCGTGCATTTTTGTCAATTCCCGCGCCAGCACAATCTGTCTGTCGTTTCCCAAGGTGTTTGCTAAATCTTGTAAAGTTTGGCGCAACCGGTGGGGAGATTCGTATAAAATAATAGTGCGGGATTCTATTTGTACACTTTCTAAACTCCGCTGGCGTTCTTGACCTTTGGTTGGTAAGAATCCTTCAAATACAAATCTGTCTGTAGGCAATCCCGATGCACTTATCCCCACAATGCAGGCGCTGGGGCCGGGAATCGGAATAATGTTAATATTAGCATCGGCGCAGGCTTTGACTAATTCGTATCCGGGGTCAGAAATTCCTGGCATTCCGGCGTCGGTGACGAGGGCGATACTTTTTCCTAACAGCAGTTTGTCGATGAATTCGGGGAGTCGTTGCTGTTGGTTATGTTCGTGATAGCTGATTTGGGGCGTTTTGATTTGGAAGTGGTGTAAAAGTTTCCCTGTGTGGCGGGTGTCTTCGGCGGCGATGAAGTCTGCTGTTTGCAAAATTCGGATGGCGCGATACGTCATGTCTTCGAGATTGCCGATCGGCGTTCCGACAATGTAAAGTGTTCCTGTATTGGGATTTGGCTGCATTTTGATGGTTGGGAGTTTTTAGCCACAGATGGAACACGGGCGGGACGCCCATGCCACAAGATTTAAGCACAAATATAAGAATAAAAAAGTAAGACAGATATGGCAACTGGATTGTTTTTGGGATTGGCGACTTTGGATTTAGTTTATTTAGCCGAGAAGCCTCCGGGGGAAAATCAGAAAGTTGTTGCTGCTGATTGTACCATTGCTGCGGGCGGGCCGGCGACAAATGCTGCGGTTGCTTTTAGCGCTTTGGGAAATGCGGCGGTGTTGGCGGGGGTTTTGGGCACTCACGCGATCGCCCAATTAATCTGTGCAGACTTAGCAGAGTACAATGTCAGGATAATCGATTTGCAGCCAGGGCGATCGCACTCGCCGGCAGTTTCTTCGATTATCGTAACTCAAGCAACGGGCGATCGGGCAGTAATCTCGATTAATGCTACTAAATCTCAGGTTGACAGTCAAGCAATTAACCAGGATATTTTAACATCAGTTAATATCATACTATTTGACGGACATCAAATCGCAGCCAGCACAGAAATTGCTCAACTTGCCAAAACAAAAAACATTCCAATTGTCCTCGATGGCGGCAGTTGGAAACCCGGATTAGAGCAAATATTACCCTTCGTTGAATGGGCTGTGTGTTCGGATAATTTCCATCCGCCCGACTGTCACAATTCCAAACAAGTCTTTGCCTATTTGTCAGCAGCCGGAATTCCCAACATTGCCATCACTCGCGGCGAACAACCAATTCAATACTTTAGCAATGGCAGTTTCGGCAGTTTAGAAGTTCCTCAAATCAAAGCCGCAGACACTTTAGGCGCAGGCGACATCTTTCACGGCGCTTTCTGCCACTACATTTTACAAAAAAACTTTACAAACGCCCTAACCGCCGCAGCTAAGATAGCTTCCGATTCCTGCAAAGTTTTCGGAACCCGCGACTGGATAAAAAATCTGCAACCTTAACTTTAAGTTAACCAAAAAATCCGGAAAAAAGCGATCGCACCCAGAAAACTATAAGAGCCAACACTTGTTAAGCTAAAATAGTGATAGCAACCCTCTCTCTCTTCCTTAGCCGTGAAACAGGCGTCTCGCCTGTTCATTTTTGGGGCTCATAAAAAAACTCATTCACAAATCAAACAAGATTGCTATATTAGTTAAGCAACTTGAAGCACAACCAAACTACCCTAAAACAAAACACTCGAATCATGCCTAACACCCAACCCCTAACTATCACACTTCCCCCCTTGCGGATTACCCTCACCGAAGAACAACAGGTTAATCTAGAATGGCTGACGCAAAACTTGCCCAATTTACTCGCAGCAGCGCCAAGCAAGCCAGAAGTCCCAGACAACCTGAAACAGTGGGTGGCGGCAAACAAATTATTAAATCAACCAGATGCAGACATCATTCAAGGTCTAATAAATACAGGTATTGATGCCGAAACAGCAACCGCAGAAGTTACTAAAATATCCTCTCATCCATACTTCCAAGCAGGTAGTCAATATGTACAGTTGCTGCAAAAACTAGAATCGCAACTCAGCATCAACAATCAACTAGCAGCCCTCTCGTCCAAGTTTGGCGCAATCGAACGCAAAAGCAGCCTTTCCCGAGAATATTTCCTAGAAAATTACTACGCCAAAAATACTCCGGTAATTATCACCAACATCATGCACAACTGGAAAGCTTTACAGTTGTGGACGCCGGAGTATTTGCAGGAAAAATACGGCGATGCAGCGGTAGAAATTCAAGCCAACCGCAACTCTGATCCGGATTACGAAATTAAGGTACACAACCACAAAAAAACCGTTCTCTTCCGCGAGTATGTAGATATGGTTGTCAACGGCGGCCCCAGCAACGACTGCTACATGGTTGCTAACAACCAAACTCTGGAAAGAGAAGAATTTAAACCACTATTCAACGACTTTGAAATTTTCCCAGAATACCTCAATCCCGACGATACAAAAGGCAGAGTTTTCTTTTGGTTCGGCCCTAAAGGTACAATTACGCCACTGCACCACGACCCAGTTAACTTAGTTTTAGCACAGGTATCGGGACGCAAACTAATTAAGTTGATTTGTCCGCAGCAAACGCCTCTGCTTTACAATCATGTCGGAGTTTTCAGCAAGGTTGACGGCGAAAATCCTGACTACGATAAATATCCGCTTTACAGAGATGCGAAAATCATTGAGGTGATTTTGGAACCCGGAGAAGTTATCTTTATTCCTGTCGGTTGGTGGCATCATGTAAAATCGCTAGAGGTGAGTATTTCGGTTTCGTTTACTAATTTTGTGTTTCCCAATTATTATGAATGGAAATATCCTCATATTAATTGGTCGTAGACAGTTGACAGTTGACTGTTGACTGTTGTCAGTTGACAACTTGCAAATACTAATATCTATCTGCGTTAATTAGCGTTTATCTGCGGTTTAAAACATGAAAAGTCTCGAAGAATTAAGCGAAATTTCCCAAAAAGTTGCTTGGGGTGCCGCAGATATTTTACAATCCTATTATCGCCCTGATGCCAATACTCCCAACCTCGACATTCAAGAACAAAAAGACGGGCCTGTTACGGCTGCGGATGTCGCTGTAAATTCTTACATCCTAGATGAATTGCAGTCAGTTTTAGGGAATGCAGAATTTGGCTATCTCAGCGAAGAAACTTACAAATGTTATTTAGAAACTTGCGGCAAAGTTCCTTTACCTCAATCTTGGGTTTGGATTATTGACCCTTTGGATGGAACGCGCGATTTTATTGATAAAACTGGTGAATTTGCCGTTCATATTGCTTTAGCTTTCGAGGGGAAACCCGTATTAGCCGTTGTGGCTTGGCCGCAACAACAAAAGATTTATTATGCCATCCGCGATGCTGGTGCTTTTGGGGAAAGTCGCGGGGGTTCTGCGGTGAAATTGCAGGTTTCTGCACGCAATATAGTGGCAGATTTATCTATAGTAACCAGTCGCAGTCACCGGGACGATCGCCTAAATCGATTATTGCACAAATTTCCCTGCCAAAATCAACTGGCTGTCGGTAGCATCGGCTGCAAGATTGCGACGATTGTCGAACAAAAAGCTGATGTTTATATTGCGCTTTCGGGGAAGTCTGCGCCGAAGGATTGGGATTTGGCGGCGCCGGAATTGATTTTGACCGAGGCGGGCGGTCAATTTACTCGTTTTGATGGTTCTGCTTTGCAATATAACCGAGGAGATGTCAGTCAGTGGGGGGGATTGTTGGCGAGTAATGGTTGCTGTCACGCTGCTTTGTGCGGGGAGGCCCAGAGGCTTTTGGCTGAGATTGATTCGGGTTTGAAATAAGTGCGATCGCCCTTAAATAATTTGGTATACTGATCGTATAATGATGTGGCAAAATGTATGAGCGTCAAAGAACTTGAAACAGTAATTATGAACTTGTCGGTTAAAGAACTATCGGAGTTAACTACTTGGCTGATAGAGTATCGCCAACAAGTCTGGGATCGGCAAATTGAAGAGGATTTGGAGGATGGGCGGTTAGATGCGCTACTTGATGAAGTTGATGCAGAGTATGAAGCTGGATTGGCTAAAGTGTTATGAAGCATCTGACTTTACCGCGTTTTTGGCACTGCTATCACCAGCTACCTAAAGAAATACAAGTCTTAGCCGATAAAAATTATGAATTACTCAAAGTCGATCCATATCACCCTTCGCTGCATTTAAAAAAAGTTGGCAGGCGAAAGCAATTACAATCGGTGCGAGTAGGCGATAGTTACCGAGCCCTGGGAGTTGAGAAATCTGAAGGTATTGTATGCTTTTGGATAGGGACTTATGGTGATTATGATGCTATATTAGCTCAGAAATAAAGCCCCGATCGCACATACAGCAGATTCCACGTTTATGAAGTACACGCCACATCGATAGAGCCCGTAGGGACACGGCACAATCGATCTTCCGCAATATTACTTAATAATTTTCCCCATCTTCATCAAAACTTTACTTAAACAGATATTTTTAAGCAAAACTTTACATATATTCTCTTGAAAGACTGTTATGGTTGCTACAACCTTCAGGAATAGTTTCGGACGCAAGTCGCGAAATAGGGAAATTATTGTCTTTTTTTCGCTATAAATAGGTGTCTTATGCCAAATTTAAATACTCAAGTTTCTAGAAGTTCGATCGCCTTTATCGACAGTCAAGTACCAAATTATCAAAGTTTGGTGTCTGGGGTAACACCCGGTACGGAAGTTGTAGTGTTGGATGGGAACGAGGATGCGATCGACCAAATTACTCAAATCTTAGCCGATCGCACAAATATTGACAGCATCCACATCATTTCTCACGGCACTCCCGGCCGCTTGCAACTGGGTAGCGGTAGCTTGAGTTTAGACAATGTAGAGGCTTACTCCGAGAAATTGCGGCAGTGGCCCAGTGCTTTCACACAAGGCGCGGACATTCTGATTTATGGTTGTAATGTGGCATCAGCACTTCGGATTTGCCCGAAAGTCCGCCGGGGGTTCAAACCCCCGTCTCATAGCGCAAGTCGGTTGAAACCGACTGAAAACAACTCATTTATTCAGTCCTCTTCAGAGGACTTGCGCTATGAGACGGGGAATTCATTCCCCGGCGGTACCGGGGAACCAGCCAGAGATTTAGATGTAGATTTGGATCGAGATGGTTTTGCTTTCATCCAGCGCATCGCCCAACTCACAAATACCAATGTTGCAGCTTCCAAAAACCTCACGGGAAGCGCGACAAAAGGTGGCGATTGGAAACTCGAAGCAACAACCGGGGAAATTAAGACACCGCTGGTATTTGCACCCGAAGTGTTAGCGGGTTATGAATACGTTTTGAATAGTTTCAAGGCAGCTAGCAACTTCCCTGTGGGTTCAAATCCCGTCTTGGTTGATGTCGGAGACTTTAACGGCGACGGCATCAAAGACTTAGCCGTGGCGAATAGTAACGCTCCCGGAGGCGGCACTTCTAGCATATCCATTCTGTTAGGAAATACCACCGGTGGCTTTAACACTGCTACTAACTTGCCCAAGGGGAGTGCAGCACTTGCCATAGCCAAGTTTAACTCAGATAACTATGACGACTTGGTTGTGGATAATGGCAATGGTTCTGTATCAATGTTTTTTGGGAGTAGTAGTGGTTTAGGTGCTCCCGTCAATCTATCTTTCGACTCGAAGATTTTTGCTAATTACATTGCTGCGGCAGATTTTAATGGTGACGGTCGGCAAGATATAGCCATAGCGACTACTCGCGCCACCGGCGTACCTAATACTAATAGCGCCGTCTCAATTCTGTTGCAAAATCCCGACGGGACTTTTGCTGCTCCTAAAAACCTTTTGGTAGGAATACAGCCCACTTCCATCACCGTGGGCGACTTTGATGGCGGCGGTCAACAAAACGACTTGGCTGTCGCCAATCGCACAGGTAACACAGTTTCGATTCTGTTGGCAGACAACAAAGGAGTCTTTACTAATGGGCCAACTATCCCAGTGGGAACTGGGCCGTATTCTATTACTGTAGGGAAGTTTGATGCGGACAACACAGACGACTTGGCTGTAGCTAATCTTACCTCTAAAAACGTCTCAATTCTGTTACAAAAAAGCGCTGGAAGTTTTACCGCTGCTCCCAATCTAGCAGTAGATACAAGTTTCCTGGCTGCCGGAGATATCAACGGCGATGGCAAGTCTGACTTGACCGTGACAAACGGTACAGCTAAAGCCGTTTCAGTTCTGTTGGGAACAGGCAATGGTCAATTTAGCACTGCTATTGACTTTCCTGTGGTGGGGCCTGTTTCCGTTGTGGTGAAGGATATTGATGGAGATGGGGCGCTGGATATTGCTGCAACGAACTTCTCAGATAACACTGTTTCGGTGCTGCTCAATACACCCAGTAAGGTAAGTTTTGTAGGTGCAAAAGGAAATGGTACTTACAATGTCAATGAAGGCGCTACCGACACAATACTCAATATCCCGGTTACTATCACCAATAGCAGTTCTTTCGGCGATGTCGTTGTACCAATTGTCATCGACCCCAGCAGCACAGCTACTTTAGGTGCTGATTACACTCTTTCAACTACATCCCTGACTTTTGCTGCTAACACTACTACTCTCACCCAGAATATTGCAGTCACTATCAAAGCTGACAATATCGTTGACAGTAACGAACAAATTGTTCTAAACTTTGGCAAAATTACAGGTGGCACTGCCGTTAGTGGCAGTCAAGCTAAAGTTTTTATCTTGGACAGGAATAGTTCTTATACTATTGCCGCCAATACTCCTAGCATTCTCGAAGGCAATTCTGGCAAAACTCCAGCAACATTTACGATCGCTCGCAATGGCAGCACGGAACTGTGGAGTACGGTAGATTATAGTATCGCCGGAACTGCAACTAATGGCAGCGACTACAATAATATCGGTGGCACTTCTGGAGCAATTGCTGCTACTGGAAAAATCACTTTTTCAACGGGTGAAACTGCCAAAACTATTACTTTGGATGTGTTGGGCGATGGATTAGTTGAACCTGACGAAACGATCGCAATTACGCTATCAAATCCTGTTTCACCGGGTGGCGCGCCGATAATTACTACGGCAACTGCTACCATGACGATCGTAAATGATGACACTGCCGGCTTCACCGTTGCACCTACGAACATCACTGCTACAGAGGGCGGCGCAACTGGCAGTTACAAAGTCAAACTAACTGCACAACCCACGGCACCCGTTAACATTAGCTTTAATACTGGCAATGCAATTAGCCCGATCGCCACACCGATTACTTTTGACAGCACTAACTGGAATCTCGAAAAGACTATCACTGTCACTGCGATCGACGACAATGTAGCACAAGGAACGCACACAGGGACGATCACTCACACAGTTACCACTACCGATGCGAATTATAGTGGCAAAGTGATTCCCAATGTGACGGCATCGATTACTGATAACGATAGTCCCGGTGTGTCGATCGTGCAATCTGCCGGCAGTACAAATATTGCTGAAGGCGGTGCAACGGATACCTACGGCGTGCTTCTGACTAGCGCACCTACTGCACCTGTGACGATTAATTTTGATGCGGGGACTCAAATTAGTACGATCGCACCTATCACTTTTACACCTGCTAATTGGAAAGTTGTTCAAAATGTGACTGTGAGTGCGATCGATGACAGCATAGCCCAAGGAACTCACAGTGGCACGATCGCTCACAAGTCTGTCAGCACGGATACCAAGTATAACAACCTGACGATTTCTCCTGTGACGGCCACGATTGCTGACAACGATACAGCAGGCGTGACTATTTCACCGACGAGTACAACTGCTACGGAAGGCGGTGCTACTGGCACGTACAGCCTTAAACTTACTTCGCAGCCGACGGCACCTGTGACGATTAGTTTCGGTACTGGGAATCAAATAAATGCGATCGGCTCTATTACTTTTGACTCTACTAACTGGAATGTGGCGAAACCAGTTACAGTCACGGCTACGGACGATACGGTTGTTGAAGGCAATCACACAGGGACTATTTCTCATACGGCTGCGAGTGCTGATACTAAGTATAACGGGATTGTTGGGATTCCGAATGTCGCGGTGGCGATTACTGATAATGATGTAGCGCCAACTCCGACGCCAACAACTGTCACGCCGACTCCGACTCCAACTCCGACGCCGACATCTGTCACGCCGACTCCGACTCCGACATCTGTCACGCCGACACCTACTCCAACATCTGTTACGCCGACTCCGACTCCAACATCTGTTACGCCGACTCCGACTCCGACATCTGTTACGCCGACTCCGACTCCGACATCTGTTACGCCGACTCCGACTCCGACATCTGTTACGCCGACTCCAACTCCAACATCTGTCACGCCGACTCCGACTCCAACATCTGTTACGCCGACTCCGACTCCGACATCTGTCACGCCGACTCCGACTCCAACATCTGTCACGCCGACTCCGACTCCAACATCTGTTACGCCGACTCCGACTCCAACTCCAACTCCGACGCCGATATCTCGGATATTTGACGACTCTGGGAAACGTAATGATCGACCCCTATCGATCGATCTGCCGCAAACTATCGGAAATGTCGATCGGCCTTTGAGTGTTCCCACGGTAAGTTTTTCCCAAGCTACTTATAAAGTCAATGAAAGTTTCACAGAAATTGTTCAGGCACAAATTACTCTCACTCGCACTGGGGATCTAAACGACATTTCCAGGGTCTACCTAGGTCCTCCTATTGGTTCAGCAACTTTGGGAGCAGATTGGAACTTTTCCCCCAATTTCTCTCCTGATATCACCTTTAACCCAGGCGAAAATAGCAAAACTTTAACAATTGACATCTTACCCGATGCTATAGCTGAGGGAACAGAAGAAATTGCGTTTCAGATTAGCAATCTGCAGAATGCCTATATTGGCACCCAAAGCTCTGCCACAGTGCAAATTTCGGATGCTGCAATTTTCAGCGACACGAAGGTTCCGCCGATATCTGTTGGGTTCTCAGCCATCTGGGGAGACTACAACAATGACGGCAAACTGGATATCCTCGGAAGTAACGCAATCTACGAAAACACTCGAATCTACAACAACACCAGCGGGAGTAGCGAATATGGCTTTAGCGAGTCTAATCGAAAAGGTTTGCGAGGTAGTAACTCAGCATGGGGAGATTACAACAATGATGGGCGGCTGGATGTTGCGCTGAGCAACTACGAATACAACAACACTTGGGGTCGTAATGCTGAAAGCAGAACAATCTACAGCAACAAAGGTAATGACTTTGCCTTTGAAACAACACTACCTGATGCTTACCCACAAGATTCCTACGTGACTTGGGGAGATTCTAACAATGATGGTCGTCTCGATATCTTGCGAACTGGCCCAAATAGTTCAAGGATAAGCACTCTACTCTACCGCAACGAAGGCACTGTCAACGGTCAATACAGCTTTCAAAATCTCGGAGCGCTCCCCACGGGGGAGTCACTACCACCCAGTGGCAATGCTGTCGCTTGGGGGGACTATGACAACGACGGTAAACTTGATGTTCTGCTCAATGTGCCGGATTCCAAAAACTGGCCAACCGCTAAAGTTTATCGCAACTTGGGCGATGGCGCTTTCAGTGACATTGGCTTAGAATTTCCCGGTTTGACAGATACCGTCAACGGTTTCAAGACGGATTTTGTCTCTTCGGTTGCTTGGGGAGACTACAACAACGATGGCAAACTCGATATCCTACTCACAAGCCTGGATGGGAAAGGAAAACCTATTGTCAAAGTTTACCGCAATCAAACCAGCATCAACGATCCT
This genomic window contains:
- a CDS encoding FG-GAP-like repeat-containing protein; translated protein: MPNLNTQVSRSSIAFIDSQVPNYQSLVSGVTPGTEVVVLDGNEDAIDQITQILADRTNIDSIHIISHGTPGRLQLGSGSLSLDNVEAYSEKLRQWPSAFTQGADILIYGCNVASALRICPKVRRGFKPPSHSASRLKPTENNSFIQSSSEDLRYETGNSFPGGTGEPARDLDVDLDRDGFAFIQRIAQLTNTNVAASKNLTGSATKGGDWKLEATTGEIKTPLVFAPEVLAGYEYVLNSFKAASNFPVGSNPVLVDVGDFNGDGIKDLAVANSNAPGGGTSSISILLGNTTGGFNTATNLPKGSAALAIAKFNSDNYDDLVVDNGNGSVSMFFGSSSGLGAPVNLSFDSKIFANYIAAADFNGDGRQDIAIATTRATGVPNTNSAVSILLQNPDGTFAAPKNLLVGIQPTSITVGDFDGGGQQNDLAVANRTGNTVSILLADNKGVFTNGPTIPVGTGPYSITVGKFDADNTDDLAVANLTSKNVSILLQKSAGSFTAAPNLAVDTSFLAAGDINGDGKSDLTVTNGTAKAVSVLLGTGNGQFSTAIDFPVVGPVSVVVKDIDGDGALDIAATNFSDNTVSVLLNTPSKVSFVGAKGNGTYNVNEGATDTILNIPVTITNSSSFGDVVVPIVIDPSSTATLGADYTLSTTSLTFAANTTTLTQNIAVTIKADNIVDSNEQIVLNFGKITGGTAVSGSQAKVFILDRNSSYTIAANTPSILEGNSGKTPATFTIARNGSTELWSTVDYSIAGTATNGSDYNNIGGTSGAIAATGKITFSTGETAKTITLDVLGDGLVEPDETIAITLSNPVSPGGAPIITTATATMTIVNDDTAGFTVAPTNITATEGGATGSYKVKLTAQPTAPVNISFNTGNAISPIATPITFDSTNWNLEKTITVTAIDDNVAQGTHTGTITHTVTTTDANYSGKVIPNVTASITDNDSPGVSIVQSAGSTNIAEGGATDTYGVLLTSAPTAPVTINFDAGTQISTIAPITFTPANWKVVQNVTVSAIDDSIAQGTHSGTIAHKSVSTDTKYNNLTISPVTATIADNDTAGVTISPTSTTATEGGATGTYSLKLTSQPTAPVTISFGTGNQINAIGSITFDSTNWNVAKPVTVTATDDTVVEGNHTGTISHTAASADTKYNGIVGIPNVAVAITDNDVAPTPTPTTVTPTPTPTPTPTSVTPTPTPTSVTPTPTPTSVTPTPTPTSVTPTPTPTSVTPTPTPTSVTPTPTPTSVTPTPTPTSVTPTPTPTSVTPTPTPTSVTPTPTPTSVTPTPTPTSVTPTPTPTPTPTPISRIFDDSGKRNDRPLSIDLPQTIGNVDRPLSVPTVSFSQATYKVNESFTEIVQAQITLTRTGDLNDISRVYLGPPIGSATLGADWNFSPNFSPDITFNPGENSKTLTIDILPDAIAEGTEEIAFQISNLQNAYIGTQSSATVQISDAAIFSDTKVPPISVGFSAIWGDYNNDGKLDILGSNAIYENTRIYNNTSGSSEYGFSESNRKGLRGSNSAWGDYNNDGRLDVALSNYEYNNTWGRNAESRTIYSNKGNDFAFETTLPDAYPQDSYVTWGDSNNDGRLDILRTGPNSSRISTLLYRNEGTVNGQYSFQNLGALPTGESLPPSGNAVAWGDYDNDGKLDVLLNVPDSKNWPTAKVYRNLGDGAFSDIGLEFPGLTDTVNGFKTDFVSSVAWGDYNNDGKLDILLTSLDGKGKPIVKVYRNQTSINDPKGFYDSGVQIPGLYAAQATWGDYDNDGRLDILLTGRDEEAGKYITKIYRNTSSRSSDSFESGVEIDSQPLGLPSSATWGDYDRDGKLDILVANQSTKVFHNNTPKANTPPTAPTGLTAVASGPEVTFNWNKATDAQTPANGLSYNLRVGTTQGGQDILSPMSLADGTRQLVGLGNVNQNTRWQLKDLAPKTYYWSVQAIDTAWAGSPFATEGEFTIVPNRPPVFNYGPTTSPWHYNFLPVSNSSTFTYTFPANTFTDPDLPGDKLTYTATLMNGSPLPSWLTFNQNTRTLSGTSPRAQELRIKLKATDRAGLSASDDDGMLLTFSSTGLVIDGYISGANLFLDANKNGIKDPNEPSTITDANGEYNLNIPFDIFDKNKNGEIDPEEGNLVAIGGIDTATGLPLETPVTAPVDSSVVTLLTSLIADLIDKGTTPESAQSLVKAALGLPADVDLTTLDPILATNNNQPGGVQVLGAMVKVQNVITQTVALIDGASSAANHDLVKAVVSSMGDKIQSGSVLNLSNPAALEPIIQQSAAKIQQIDPSFKIETVTQITQQAATVMATANQRIDLALTNPIATSIPQAVARAQQVALGATSQDFKAVGAGTKFISQLVTDNTGAALDSKIQSAILPTSLAVPVLIGDANLLTNSPNIIKGTNSNDTLTGSNRNDAIYGLRGNDSLDGAFGDDTLFGGKGSDTLLGSGGNDILFGGQGDDTLLGGDGNDILFGGKGDNFLNGGFGNDTLTGGIGVNKFVIAANSGSDVITDFTFGEDVLVLADGLVSGQLTITEDRGKTLIRLIQTGELLATINSVAGGRSLSAINFGLF